In the Diorhabda sublineata isolate icDioSubl1.1 chromosome 10, icDioSubl1.1, whole genome shotgun sequence genome, TAAAGTACGTTCTCGGTCTTTTTCTAGGATATTAGGTTTTACTCGTAGATTTGGCAATTCTTTcctctgaaaataattttttttatttattcatatttagaACTCTGCTCTGCCCTAAATCTTTTACCCTCAAGAAGTTGGCATCATACTTAGGAGTtacaaacattttgaaagttgttctagattttttctattgtatttctattgatttattctatattgttccaaaatatagcttttaaaaaatttatttttcacaaattttacgaaaaataatttttgtgatagTATGTTCATATTTGTtctaaattttccaataatattgttaaaaaaatattttttaggaatCTTTAAAAGAGGGGTTCGTATTGTTTAACCAATATCCCACTGTCAATTCAATTTAGAgaaatcttattattttatctaagCTGTTCTagctttttccaaaatttttcaagGCTTTTTCAACCCTCATCTACAATAGctcattatataataataaatttttttaaccctATGTTTTGGAACAATATAGAACAAACCAAGAACAACAGTCAGAATCGCGATTCCTCGACAATGGGGTGCCAActcaaatatttgttcaattttctcTAAAAGATTCATCCTCAGCCCTTTGCCTTTTTGGAACAAAGTCAAACAACTCTGAACAACcctcaaattttttgtaacttcaaAGTGTGATGCAAACTTTTTTACGGTAAACCCTTTCTGACTATTGAATGGAAttcttaatattataaaaatctctgctatatattataaatgatgAGAATATGTACTTACTTTCTTTTTTGTAGGTTCTGTACTTTCTGTTTTCACTTCTTCAGATGtttcttctttaattttatcaatatcttccGCACCATCTATTTCAAATCCAAATGATTCTTTTTCAACTTTCTTAAGGTCAGTTATTTTTTTGGCTTTAGATAGTACTACACTTTTACGtttcttttttggtttttgtttcaatatttttgaaatggcATCAGCCCAACCAGTGTTTGAAAGACCGTTATCTTCTTCATCAGAGACATTTACTTGATCAGAAACATTGCTGACATTTTCTTCATCTACTTCACCTACAATTcatgaattaaaattaattactacAACAAAACTTCTGtggtattatttattaatatttctggTAATAGAGACACAACTCATCAAATTAAGCACGATAATTAAACTAAATGAAATGCTTAAACTCTTCGCATTTGAAATATACATGCAGAAAGAATATTAACAATCTACTTAAGtgggatttttttaaattgcaatTATTTTAACTGGTTTGGTAATATGTGAATCgtaaaacattgaaaacaaaatatttaaactaaaGTGAATTGAAATTATGATGATATATTACagggttatttaaaaaaatctgatacAGCCATGATTTAATACATTACACCAATGaaagtttcaagttttttacttttggtactcttattgataaatataatttaatttctataataatCCTTAGTTACAAGAGACCAAATAATAACAAGGtttgaattatatcaaataCTTCATATGTTTCAGTATTTGATTGATATGCTCCGCATGTTTGACAAATCCTTTATAAAAGGCTTTTACTTCAGGTAACAAAGGAAAAAATGACTGCAAACTTAGTTTACAAACAacctttttcaattttgtttatttatggtGGAATATTACTAAATACAGCTTAAAATAGTATATATGAAAACGTTTTGAgggaaaaaaaaactgtaaatccCAACAGTTAAATAAAGAATTGTGGaatttaatgtgaaaaataaaatttcagaacATTCTTCAAATTCCAGGTGTTTCAAGCATAGGAACTCTGCTATATATTAGAAAACCAATCCTCAAAAGTAAGACTGAAGTTATTTGCACAAAATTTGAGATCTCTGTTATTGcttcagtttattttatttgttcaattatcaaattttgccGACTTTCATGCGTTTAGATTTCATCTCTGTGTATGTTCTTTTACGCAATTCTTTAGAAGCATATTCAGTTGCAGTTGCTATTCAGGTAAGATAATTTCATCcttttttacaagcttttatttaGTTTCACTTGCCCCACTGTTTGTTATCAAATCTTGCAAGTTACATTTGATCCACTTCTTTGACTCcaattgagctgaaattttgcaTGCATGTATAAAGAGGAAGATGCGCATAGAAACTCCATCAATTTTTGGGCTCATTTGATTCGTCTTGACGAGTATTTTGTcactagatggtaaccagggtccGCTTTTATTTAGTTTCACCTGTCCCGCTGAGTGTAATCAAATCttgcaagttgatcttgatcTACTTGCCGAACTTAAAGTCTTATGATGGGGGAGATTGCCATAGGAACTCCATAAGTAAATAAACGACTCAACCCCATTAAGTTTGGGCTCATTTGTGATTCGTCTTGTTACCAGATGGTAATCAGGGTGTTATGATGGGGAAGATGGCCATAGGAACTcagtaattaaataaacgacgcaaccctattgtatttataatttaattttgatcttgcacattaatttttcaatttcatttaccCAAATTAAGACGATTTGAGTTCTTTTTGGATAGTTGTAGAGGTACAATGCCCCATAATTTTGCAATATATTCAGTATTAGAATAAATAGTTCAATTACTGTTACACTCATTATGAAATAATATCTTTTTAGACATATTATACTTACTTGTATCATGATCTTCCTTAACTCTTTCCATAATAGTCATATTGTTAATATACACtattaaactaaacaaatatttgaactCTAAAATATGGTTATTTCGTGttaactttcttcttcttttctaaaaattcaatatatgcTTATATTTAGTGAGCTCTTCTTCGTTTCTTAGGCAGATAAAGTTTAATCAGACATTTATCTACATATGGAAAAAGACTGATGATACACTATTCgcatatttgaattttatattcaggtgataaaaaatgatttagatCATTAGTATGTCACAAATTATTAATACTACAATTACAAATTCGGTAACAGTCTTTGACACATTCGAGTTGGTTGAGTTTCTTGGCCATGTGTGGTTGAATTGTTAGCTATATAATCCTCGCTAGacgaaatttaataaaatccatTCATATAATGAATATTCCCAATACAATTCACATTTAACGTAATGTTAATCGACCCTAACAGTTACCATAACGACGAGAAATGTAATGTCTTAATACTTAACCtctattcaaaattataaaaattttattgttgaaaatgaataattataaaatattaggAAGGGCCGGTGAAGGCGCATACGGTTTCGTATTTAAAGGTGTTGATTTGAGGACAGCAAATTTAGCGgcactcaaaaaaataaatgtaaatcaaGTTGGTTGTCCCAAGTCCGTTATAAGAGAAATATTAGCGTTACGTTTTTTGAGACATAAAAATGTAAGTTttaatctatttattatttatcttttattattctattcacTAGATCCAACTTAGTATCTACTTTTTGTCCCACAAGTAAAGTAAATATCTTTAttactaattaataaaatttatataaactatctataattctaattaattattgttggAAATTTGGCAATTTTTgcaagaaaaaagaagaaattaatgaGTTAGGTACAGCTTACATATTATAGAGTAACCtagaatttaattaaaacttgaaatcacgataatttcaaaatgtaaaatttcctTAATGCGACCAGTGCTTGCACCAATGTATCAATTATACTCTTATCCATATTTAATTAAGTTAGCatataaatattaaactttAATTAGCGAtgagttgaaaaattaaaattacgtTTATTAAGGCCGACATACACCGATCCGATTTTACTCCAAAGAACGGATCGGAAGGAGTGAGCACAAGCTTCCGAGTTCTTTTCAAATTTCTGCTTCAACTCGATACATTCGCCACtcttgatttaattaaaatcgCGGAAGGTTCTGTGagcaaaataatcaaaaatgttacaaattgttatttagttatatataaTTCTTCCACAGATATAGAAACTTATAGGCTCTCTGTATAACGATAGACATggtatacaaaaatgtattatatactTCGCAACAATCGCATGCTTTGTTTATTCACGTATCTATACAAAAATTAGTcacgtcctcaggaacgacatCCCGAAGAGCCTCATACGCATTACTGCAAGGGCAGACGTATGTTTGAAAAACATACATAtacacaaaataacaaaaaaaaaatgaacttattCGCTCATTTCCTCGGATATGTCGTCAAACGAGCTCGAGTGAACGTTCTTTTCGTGTTCATACGTTTCATTTTTCGTTCATTCGTGTGCGAGTGATTGATGTCGAATGCCGAAATCCAACATCGCTGGATGCCTAGACGTTTCATGCTTAATGAAAGATGCTGAATGAAAGACAGAAACGAATAAAAAGTAAACCGTCTGATATCATCTTAAGAGACGCCCTCTTACgtattttgtaatattaaaattcagatttcaatgttaatatttcaaaagcaCCTTCTTATATACAACTTATCTATTGTCTTTTTTTTGTTGTAGATTGTGAAGTTACTAGATTTCATCTCGTTGAAAACTTGTATGGTTTTAGTAATGGAATATTTACCGACGACATTATACGACATCTTAAGTAAAAATGATTTAGTATTATCATTAGGACAAGTGAAAGCTTACACCAGAATGCTGTTGAAAGGAGTAAATTATATGCACCAAAATCATATAATGCATCGAGTAAGGATGTAAATTTTATACCAGAcggatttttaaaatatttagacaCTGCgctcatttttaattatttcttatagTAGTAAATATACGTTCCATCTCATTCCACAAATTTAGTACCAGTCTGTCTCTCCCAAGATGCATTCTTCAAATAACGAAGTATTCCGGGAATAGCTCCCATCTATCATCCACAACCGTTCCAATGGGGTCGTCAGTCCCCTCAGCTGCGAAGTGAATGCACTTGTTAAAACTGCCCCTATTCTAGATCCTCCCTATCCTCGGATTGACAGGGTCTCTAACAGGCAGTACCTCTTCCTTTTTTGTCCCCTTTTTTCTATTTGTCTCCATTGCTGGTTGTGGTCTTGCTGTTTTCTCGACTTTAGATACATGGCGCAGTTTTCTTTGTTGTAGTCCGACAGTGTCTTCAATTGGATGTCCCAAGCTCTTGAAATCTTCCTTTAGCGATTTCCTCCATTATATCTCATATCTTTCGATAAACTATCGACAAATCTGCTAAATCCTGATGTATCAAGGGTGTCCACTGCTAGCCTCAGATTGATATTTTGCTAGGCTTGATCTTCGTTCGGTGACTGATGGCAGTGAATCCACACGCCGTAAAAGCAAACAGTACGATGGGGATAAGGATGACCTTAATAAGATGCCTTCTTAATGAACtaattttgcataaaactaTTTCCTTTTGGAAAATTGACAGCAACCATTGCAGTGTTTTGGTCATGTTATagaaataacaacaaattatttacTACAATATATAGATATTGCGcgataatatacaaaaaatttcacaattcatttataCCATCGTGAAACAAAAACTAAGCGTccaaaatagttgaaattttaGGGAGAATTCTTTAACGGACgcgcaaatatattttccaacttcTTTCTTCCATAATTTCGTTACCAACCTCTACTCCGTGTTCCAAATGGATATTATTTATCCGATGCAATTTCTACCAGTCTGGATGCAGTGCTTCTGGTTGGACTGAGTAGCCTAGTGGCACTGTTACCGGTCCCAAGCCCGAAAAAAGAGGAAGGTAGGGGACCAGGTTAATAGCAAACCCCCCAGAAAAGAGTTAACTAGCTCAAAGTACTGATAGAAAGCATCTAATATGAACTGATTTAACGATCACAATCCACGCAAGGAAAAAGGATTTCCCAACTCCTATTGCATAAATGCTCGACATCTTCAGGtttgaggtcggaaactttttagACAACTCTCGTAGATGACATTTGTATGGCGGTAAcgcagttttttttataaattattctttcCTCTCCattagattttttaaacatcatatattttgcAGGATTTAAAACCagctaatttattattaagcAAAAACGGCATATTAAAAATAGGCGATTTTGGATTGGCGAGAATATATGATCACGAAAAACGACGATTATATTCACACCAAGTTGCGACGAGGTGGTACAGATCACCGGAGTTGTTATATGGATCAAGAACTTACAATTTGTCAGTGGATATGTGGTCTGTTGGATGTATAATAGCGGAAATGGTCGAAGGGAAACCGCTTTTTCCggtaatatttttatctatactTGCCACTATAGTAAATAGTTTCAAGAGTGTGATTATCCACATAAATATTGGCTTCtggttgaaatttttattccagTTTCGTATTTTTTGATGTTGCGAAGGCGTTTGATAGTGTAGACCACTATTAACCATTTTTcaagattcatttttttaataaaaaaatgcactTGTTTCAAGTTAGTTGAAATTAGTTTCTTTACTAACGTTGTGCATTAGATGTTGGAGTTGAATCATTACGTAGGCTGctgtttccattttttgttctatttccTACCATTTCATTTCTAGTTTTCCCCTGCCATCTTTATTTCTTCTGTTCTACTCCTCCTCGGTTGtcctttcttttttttaacttcGTGCTTCATAATATCTTCCGTATCGACCGTTTTTCTCCCATACCCATAACGTGTCTTTTGTcgaatttgttttaaattcatactaaattcaaattttctcccATAGTGTTCCTTATTTTGTTATATCTCGAtctattctatatttttttagaaatcttATTTCGATAATGTGTACTTTTTTCTTTCTCAGTGCCCATGTCTCTGATTCATATTTGCACCACCTACAAAAGTAGacaattaattgaatattttatttaatcaatatttctatcaacgccactttgaatattgaattttgactcttatgaatttaaaattttttcaagaatttatacaACTCAAAACCATCACAAAACTCACTTTGGTGTTTCTATAAGATGTGTTCAGAAAATAATCTATGGAGTTAACCATTTGGGATAAGGAaatcaaagcttgtggaacGTTTAAGTTGCTACCATCTCAATCTAGCGGTCGAGAAAGCtaaaaaagtatttagctgctgccgcatttttgaTCTTACCTTTGTTTCTAAAACGTACTCGAAAGTTTTTCGGCGCATATTATTTCCagcagcagctaaatacttttatggctctctCGACCGCTCGATTGGGATGGTAGGAACTTAAACgttccacaagctttgattggctaaaccttattattaatttgtgatTAATCCatgcgttatagacatgtgattgtttggcgatttttttcgcttaatgcagtgatataactcgcatgcgaacgttttgaaagaccctACATAGTGTATCTAGAACAAttatcagggccggattaagctagaggcttgggggggctatagccccgggccccatcattctgtattttttgatatgttgataccacaaatctaacgtattgatattattttgtgaatttttccgggtttccgaattccttaagggggccccgtcattattttagccccgggccttataaatcttaatccggccctgacaATTATGGTATATTATTCGtgatgttattatttattgtagtagtatattctatttatttctttgttaggGAGAAACAGACATAGAACAATTAGCTATGGTATTAGGAACTCTAGGAACTCCAAACAATAAAACATGGCCGGGCTTGACGCAGTTGCCAGattacaataaaatatcatttactTATGCAAAACCTCAACCATGGACGTCGGTATTACCAGAAGCAGATTCGGGGACAATAGatttaataagtaaaattttaatatacgaTCAGAACAAAAGATTGACGGCAAAAGAGGTGAGTATGGAATTACTAATTAATAAGTTGAATTTCGTACTCAGCTAATATTTATCAATGTAGTATTTCCATATATCGTAGATTTATGGTGTATTTCAACGcaatataaattgattattaatgaCACCTACCAATGATTAATTGTCTATTAACGATTTTGTTATATGCAACCCAATGTACATTATTCATTTATGTTGACAATATCCTATGGTGTAGATAACCAAACATACATATACTTACCCACTAAAACTTGTGGAATGAAGCAGCTGTGTTGGTTCTAACTGTCATATctccatttattttattgtgattttttttaaactccacgtaaaattttgaaatcagaaGATTGAGAGTTTGACGTGGTGCTGGTGTACAGGTTGGGTCTTTGATTGCAACTTCACTTCAACCAGGCAAATGTACTACAGCGAATAGAAGCAGGACTgagattttattgaacttttcaAATGGAGTGGGAGGTTGATAACAtattaatttctctaaaaatttgaacgtgagaataaaataaaaatgtatatgttTGAATATATAGGACGATGTCCTTTGAAAAGCCAATCAGTCACAGTGGCTTGAACCTTTTGACGTCACTAGGTAAACAGTGAGACTTGCCGAAGTGTTTGAACCTCACATTTGTGAGTGCTAGGTACTCACTGATAACGTGGTCTGAAGTTACTTCCTCTTCCATTTTCCAAGCGGCATTCTGGATCGTCCAGGATGTCCATTATGTGGAGATGGAAACTTACATGACCGTGTTGGATTAAAAGGTAACCAGTCGAATTTCGCGCCTATTTAAGTGAGGCGGTCGTTTGGTAATAGAAACGGAAGGTCCATCTATATGTAACTTTGTTTGTCTCATATCAGGTATTTTATCCATTTGCGCAGAGCTTGCAAGAAGATTGTTGATATTTTGGGCTGCACCGAGGATAGGTTCTGGGCTCATTGGTGGATTAGCCGATCTCAATCTGGCTAGCTATTCCACCCTTGTCGTTGTCCTTGTGATGTCTTGGACCTTGTAGCCATCACTCACCAGTTCTTATAGGAACTTATTACAGCACAGTACAAGCCTAGAGTACACCGTTCCAACCGTTATGGCTTGTATGGTAGCTCTGCTATATGTGTTTCTATGACATCGATTAAGTATCACACGTCCACATTCCATCACATTGAATACCTAACTTCAGCTTGGAAGACCGTATCATATTACCCAAGcgaaaaaaaattcgtttattttGAGTTATTCTCCGTAGAAGTCTGATAACACCAAGGCAATCATTGTGGAGCCGTCTCTAACGATTTTGacaagaataaatttttatttcgccaacagataaaagaaatttaaaaatttataataccATACCTCCTACACGAGTATATGGTGTACCAAAACTGCACCAACCTGACAAACAACTTTGACACAGTATCGtaattttttctccatttcAATCGCAGCTGTACTATGAGCGGTTTCAGATATACAACTGAGAgcaaaaatttccaaataagtGAAAGAAAAAGGAAGGTATAACGAGGATCCattgtacaatattttcaatgacaCTAAACACGATATGCTTTGACATAtcaattttccaatttcttttagtttatttatactAATTCTAATTTCTTTTTCAGGCGCTGAATGACAGATACTTCAAACAGTATCCGTTACCTTGTAAACTATCCCAAATGCCGAAAATAGATGAAATCGAAACAAATGAATCGCCCTGTGATTTTTCGGAATTTGATATTTACGAAACGTCGAACGAAGACAGTTTATAAACTGGAGGCGGTGATTCAtctaaagcaaaaaataatctttcaaaCTTACGGTTTTAAAAtggattttgtataaaatttttcaagtttaatatAGTTTACGccaaacataaataaaaaaaactttaaatacTACGGGAATCCAATAACAGCATTGCCGTGATCGGAGCTTTCGTAGTACACTTTTCTTAAGCGAGGCGTTAACAAATCTACGCCGTCTGTGATATCGACGTGGCGTGTTCTGTTCGTTTGCAATGATTGTTTGTTAACGctaatttgttcttttttcgTTTTCATGATGTTCTGTACGATCCAGTATTATAGATTTagtttgatagtttttatgaggagaatatttcaattaaaggAGACATAAAATTAAGGCAAATCATTTTGTGTGCGCTTGCCTAATCTCTAGGAGCAGCGTAGCTCCGCTAGAGACGACTAGACATTCGAGAACTGTTCGTTTCGTTGTCCGAGGAATAACGACTCAACTCCATACAAAACGTCTCGCCTGGGTCCGTATAAGTAAGAAATATGATTGAAATGTGATTTTTATGTTCTAACCTAATCAAACTTAGACCGACACAAATTACAAACGAACTGGAATACA is a window encoding:
- the LOC130449514 gene encoding RRP15-like protein codes for the protein MTIMERVKEDHDTSEVDEENVSNVSDQVNVSDEEDNGLSNTGWADAISKILKQKPKKKRKSVVLSKAKKITDLKKVEKESFGFEIDGAEDIDKIKEETSEEVKTESTEPTKKKRKELPNLRVKPNILEKDRERTLQKIATKGVVQLFNAVKKQQQDISKKLEEAGPLEVRKEKVLKNIDKRAFLDVLMGEKSQKLEDDTIPKISKNVNTDKDVTWSVLKEDFMMGAKMKDWDKQLETEDVQVEGD
- the LOC130449512 gene encoding cyclin-dependent kinase 20-like, coding for MNNYKILGRAGEGAYGFVFKGVDLRTANLAALKKINVNQVGCPKSVIREILALRFLRHKNIVKLLDFISLKTCMVLVMEYLPTTLYDILSKNDLVLSLGQVKAYTRMLLKGVNYMHQNHIMHRDLKPANLLLSKNGILKIGDFGLARIYDHEKRRLYSHQVATRWYRSPELLYGSRTYNLSVDMWSVGCIIAEMVEGKPLFPGETDIEQLAMVLGTLGTPNNKTWPGLTQLPDYNKISFTYAKPQPWTSVLPEADSGTIDLISKILIYDQNKRLTAKEALNDRYFKQYPLPCKLSQMPKIDEIETNESPCDFSEFDIYETSNEDSL